Below is a window of Arthrobacter sp. SLBN-112 DNA.
ATGCCCGCGGTGACGGTGCGGTTGGCCGCGATGACGCCACCGAACGCGGAGACGGGGTCGCAGGCGTGGGCCTTGGCGTGCGCGTCGGCGATGGGGTCAGTGGCATCCGCCGAACCAACGGCAACACCGCACGGGTTGGCGTGCTTGATGATGGCGACGGCGGGTTCGCTGAAGTCGTAGGCGGCGCGCAGGGCGGCGTCGGCGTCAACGAAGTTGTTGTAGCTCATGGCCTTGCCGTGCAGCTGGTCCGCCTGGGCGATGCCAACCGGAGCGGCCTTGTCCACATAGAGTGCCGCCTGCTGGTGCGGGTTCTCGCCGTAGCGCAGGACCTCCGAGCGCTCCAGGGACAGGCCGGCATAGGCGGGCCAGTCGATGACGCCGTCGCCGTCCTCATCCAGGAACTGGCTGGCGGTCCAAATGGCCACGGCATTGTCGTAAGCGGCAGTGTGCGCGAACGCCTTGGCGGCGAGGCGTCGGCGCGTCTTCAGGTCGAAGCCGCCGGCGGCAGCGGCCGCCACCACCTGGCCGTAGAAGGACGGGTCCACAACAATGGCGACGGCGGCGTGGTTCTTCGCGGCCGAGCGAACCATCGCCGGGCCTCCGATATCGATCTGCTCAACGACGTCGTCCTGTGCGGCGCCGGACTTCACCGTCTCCACGAACGGGTAGAGGTTCACCACAACGAGGTCGAAGGCCTCGATGTCCATGCTGGCGAGCGTTTCCATGTGGGCCGGGACCCGACGGTCGGCCAGGATGCCGCCGTGAACACGCGGGTGGAGCGTCTTGACGCGGCCGTCCAGCATTTCCGGGGAGCCGGTGACTTCCTCCACCTCCTGGACGGGGATGCCCGCGGCGGCGATCTTCTTGGCCGTGGAACCGGTGGAGACGAGCTTCACGCCGGCCGCGTGCAGGCCTGTGGCGAGCTCCTCCAGACCGGTTTTGTCGTAAACCGAGATGAGGGCCCGGCGGATGGGTACACGGTCAATGGATACGCGTTCATGCTGCGTGAAGCTCACAAATGTCTCCGTCTTATCTCGCGGAACAACGCCGCGGTTGGTGGGGATAGGGCCAGTTTATCGCGAAGGCAGCGGTTACCCCTTGTGTGCGCCGGAGTGTGAACGTCTGCAGGCCCGGATAGAGTCTTCAGCAGGAGGCGGCGATGAATACTTACACCACTGTGCCCAGCGGCGAACAGGTGGTCCAGGAACTGCCCTGGCGGTGGAAAGTCCAGGGCAGGATCTTCCTGATCGGGGGACTTGGCTTCATGTTCGACGCCTGGGATGTGACCCTGAACGGCATCCTCATCCCGCTCCTGTCCACGCACTGGGCGCTGACACCGGGCGAGGCCGCCTGGGTAGGTACGGCCAACCTGATCGGAATGGCACTGGGCGCGTTCGCCTGGGGCACCATCGCGGATACGGCAGGCCGCAAGAAGGCGTTCACGGCCACGTTGCTCCTGTTTTCCATCTTCACGGTGTTGGGCGCCTTCTCCCCCGACTTCATGTGGTTCTGCATCTTCCGGTTCCTGGCGGGCTTCGGCCTGGGCGGCTGCATTCCGGTGGATTACGCCCTGGTAGGTGAGTTCACGCCAAGGAAGCAGCGCGGCAAGGTCCTGACCGCCATGGACGGCTGGTGGCCCATCGGCGCCGCCCTGGCAGGGTTCGTCTCCGCCGGGCTGGTGGCCCTGAACGGTGACTGGCGCCTGACCATGCTGGTGATGGTGCTGCCGGCACTGCTCGTCTTCTGGGTCCGGCGGAGCGTCCCGGAGTCCCCGTTGTTCTTGATCCGCAAGGGCAGGCGGGAGGAAGCGGCGAGGATCATTGACGGGCTGGTGGTGGCCACAGGCGCCGAAACCCGGGCCTACAGCCTGCCCGATGCCAAGGACGCGCCGAGGCTTTCGGCCGGCAGCGCCTGGAGGCAGCTGCGGTCCGTCTGGCAGTTCAACTGGAAGATCACCACAGCCGCCTGGGCCCTGTTCTTCAGCATTCTCCTGGTCTACTACCTGTCCCTGACATGGATGCCGAGGATCCTGATCAGCGCCGGGTTCGCGGAGTACAAGGCGTTCGTCACCACGGCGTCCATGGCCGCCGTCGGCTTCCTTGGCGTGGTGGTGGCAGCGGTGCTCGTGGAACGGGTGGGACGCAAGTGGATCCTCGCCATCACCGGGCCGCTGTCCGCCCTGACCCTGGTGATCGTGGCGTTCGTGGTTGATATTCCGACGGCGGCGGTGTTCTGGCTGCTGGTGTTCGGGTTCGTGGTCCAGGTGGCCATCCCCGTGCTGTACGCGTACGTTTCAGAGCTGTACCCCACCGAGCTGCGAGGCAGCGGCTTCGGCTGGGCGTCCACGTTCTCGCGGCTGGGCGCCGGCTTTGGGCCGCTGATTTTCGCCAACTATTTCTGGCCGGAGCTGGGCCTTGCCACGTCTTTTGCGCTGGCCGGTGCCCTGGTGCTGGTGTCCGTGCTGTGGATGGCCTTCTTTTCCCCTGAAACCCGGCAGCGCCGGCTCGAGTAGCAGGCAGGCGGCCGCGCCCAGATTCGAATTCGACGCTCAAGTTCCCTGACGCCCCTGCATACAATGCGCGTCAGGGAATCTGCGCGTCGAGAGGGAAGAAGCGCGTCGGTACGGCCTGGTTTCGGATGCTCAGGCGCCGGCAGAGGCCAGCGCCGCCAGGGTGGACACCAACAGCCGGCGCTCCACCACTTTGATGCGCTCGTGCAGGGTCTCCTCGGTGTCCGAGTCCTCGATGGTCACGGCCTCCTGGGCGATGATGGGCCCGGTGTCCACGCCGGCGTCGGCCCAGTGCACCGTGCAGCCGGTCACCTTCACGCCGTAGGCCATGGCGTCCCGTACGCCGTGGGCCCCGGGAAACGCCGGAAGCAGCGCAGGGTGGGTGTTCAGGTACTTGCCGTTGAAGGCGTCGATGAATTCCGGGCTGACGATCCGCATGAAGCCGGAGGACACCACCACGTCAGGTTTGAAGGCGGCTACGGCGTCGGTCAGGGCGGCGTTCCAGTCTGCGCGGTCCCGGTAGGACTTGAAGTCCACCACGAACGTGGGGATGCCTGCCGCGGCGGAGCGTTCGACGCCGAAGGTTCCCTCCCTGTCAGCCCCCACCGCAGCGATCTCCACGTCGAGTTCCCCCGCCTTGACGGCGTCGATGACTGCTTGGAGATTGGACCCGGTGCCGGAGACGAGGACGACGATACGCATTGGTCCAGCTTAGGTGCACGCTCGCGTACGCTGGAAAACATGAACAGCCAACCGGGCCGGGGCGCGCAGCAACGGGCCAAACCCCCGCTCAGCGAGGCGGCAAAAGCCTCCCTCACCAAGACCCTGACCCTGTTCCGGATGTTCTTGGTCTCGGTCCTCGGCGCGCTGTTCGTCTACCAGCTGGACGTCAACTACCTGTGGCTGTCTACTGTCCTCACGGCAGCCAGCCTGGTGCTGGGGATATTCCTGCTGGCCCGGGCCATCCGGTTAAGGGAATCAAAACTGGTTCTTATTGGCACCATCTCCGGCCTGGTGGTGGCCGTCGTGATGGTGCCGCTGATCATCACCGCCATGGTCTTTTTCGACCAGGTGCGCGACTACCAGGCATGCCTGGGCCGGGCACTGACGGACCGGGCGACGCACGCGTGTGTGACCCAGTTCCAGGATGTCCTGCCCACAAAGTTGGGTTAGCGCGGGCCGGCAAGGCGCCTAGCTGACAAGTTCCGTATCCCGTTCCCTGGCACCGCTTTCCTCACGTTCCAGCCAGGGCCCGGCGGCGTAGCCAATGACGACGCCGACGCCAACCTCGGCCGCCACCCACAGACCGGTCCAGAGCGGGTCGGGTCCGATATCGGTCAGGCGGCCGAGCCCCGCGGACCCCCGGGCCACCCAGGCCAGGCACATCGTCAACACCCCCGCAGCCAGCCCGGCCAGAGCACCGAGCACCAGGGTGGAGGCGCTTGCTGTGAACCAGCGCGCATGGATCTTGATGGCAAGCCATTCGTCGAAGTGGTTCTCCCCCTCCCGAAGGAACCACCAGCCTGCCACGACGCCGGCCAGCACCGGAACGATCAACGCCACGAAGGCGTAGTCCAAGGTGCCCGACGGGATGGCGGCCAGGACGGGAACGGAGGGCATGGGACCCACTGCGGTGCCCAGCGGCCCAGCCTGGGAACCCACGCCCATGGCGAAACCCGCACCTGATGTCCAGGCGAGGGAAAATACCACCAGGTTTGGCAGGAAGCCGAGCTGCGCGATGGTGAGGGCGGCACCTCCCACCGGGCCGGCGTCGAGCGCCTCATAGACGGAGACGACGAGGTTCCAGTGGATGAACAGGTCCACGGTCAACAGCACCGCCGACAGGGTGAGCGCAGAGACCACGGCCACGAATCCGGCCTTCGCCGCAGACGCGAAGTACGAGCCCGCCCATCGCGAATGCTGGCTGGTCCGCGAAATCCAGTCCACCGCGTCGACGCCGATCAGCCGGCTCCAGGAGCCGGCTTCCCTGCGGGCGCCGATCACCATGCCCAGTCCGTAAGGAATCAGCGGAACCAGCATGGCGTACCAGAGATTGATGACGACGTCGGTGCTGCGGCACACGAAACCGGTAGCCGCACCGAAGGCTGCGTAGACCATCCACGAGCCCAGCAGGGCCTGCCACAGTTGGTCGGTGTAGGAGGCCCGGGCCAGGCGCCGGCCGGCGCGCCAGGCCAGCAGGAAAGGAATCAGGGTCAGGCCAAGGGGAATCAGGCTGAGGACGTCGGATCCGCCGTGCGCTGCCGGG
It encodes the following:
- the purH gene encoding bifunctional phosphoribosylaminoimidazolecarboxamide formyltransferase/IMP cyclohydrolase; the protein is MSFTQHERVSIDRVPIRRALISVYDKTGLEELATGLHAAGVKLVSTGSTAKKIAAAGIPVQEVEEVTGSPEMLDGRVKTLHPRVHGGILADRRVPAHMETLASMDIEAFDLVVVNLYPFVETVKSGAAQDDVVEQIDIGGPAMVRSAAKNHAAVAIVVDPSFYGQVVAAAAAGGFDLKTRRRLAAKAFAHTAAYDNAVAIWTASQFLDEDGDGVIDWPAYAGLSLERSEVLRYGENPHQQAALYVDKAAPVGIAQADQLHGKAMSYNNFVDADAALRAAYDFSEPAVAIIKHANPCGVAVGSADATDPIADAHAKAHACDPVSAFGGVIAANRTVTAGMANTVKDIFTEVVIAPGFEPEAVEILSKKKNIRLLALPEGYGRYPTEFRQVSGGMLVQVSDKVDADGDNPANWTLAAGEAADEKTLADLAFAWTACRAAKSNAILIADNGAAVGIGMGQVNRLDSCRLAVERANTLGVKVESDVEGAGGASNADASGAPERARGAVAASDAFFPFADGLQILVDAGVRAVVQPGGSVRDEEVIAAANAAGITMYFTGARHFFH
- a CDS encoding MFS transporter — its product is MNTYTTVPSGEQVVQELPWRWKVQGRIFLIGGLGFMFDAWDVTLNGILIPLLSTHWALTPGEAAWVGTANLIGMALGAFAWGTIADTAGRKKAFTATLLLFSIFTVLGAFSPDFMWFCIFRFLAGFGLGGCIPVDYALVGEFTPRKQRGKVLTAMDGWWPIGAALAGFVSAGLVALNGDWRLTMLVMVLPALLVFWVRRSVPESPLFLIRKGRREEAARIIDGLVVATGAETRAYSLPDAKDAPRLSAGSAWRQLRSVWQFNWKITTAAWALFFSILLVYYLSLTWMPRILISAGFAEYKAFVTTASMAAVGFLGVVVAAVLVERVGRKWILAITGPLSALTLVIVAFVVDIPTAAVFWLLVFGFVVQVAIPVLYAYVSELYPTELRGSGFGWASTFSRLGAGFGPLIFANYFWPELGLATSFALAGALVLVSVLWMAFFSPETRQRRLE
- the purN gene encoding phosphoribosylglycinamide formyltransferase; the encoded protein is MRIVVLVSGTGSNLQAVIDAVKAGELDVEIAAVGADREGTFGVERSAAAGIPTFVVDFKSYRDRADWNAALTDAVAAFKPDVVVSSGFMRIVSPEFIDAFNGKYLNTHPALLPAFPGAHGVRDAMAYGVKVTGCTVHWADAGVDTGPIIAQEAVTIEDSDTEETLHERIKVVERRLLVSTLAALASAGA
- a CDS encoding DUF6350 family protein; protein product: MKLRADQTGNRGLPMPLWLQGALETAQAAIISALVVIAPIVAVWATAGFQNGQFEVLARLAGQSWLLVHGVPLELTGAGPAPAAHGGSDVLSLIPLGLTLIPFLLAWRAGRRLARASYTDQLWQALLGSWMVYAAFGAATGFVCRSTDVVINLWYAMLVPLIPYGLGMVIGARREAGSWSRLIGVDAVDWISRTSQHSRWAGSYFASAAKAGFVAVVSALTLSAVLLTVDLFIHWNLVVSVYEALDAGPVGGAALTIAQLGFLPNLVVFSLAWTSGAGFAMGVGSQAGPLGTAVGPMPSVPVLAAIPSGTLDYAFVALIVPVLAGVVAGWWFLREGENHFDEWLAIKIHARWFTASASTLVLGALAGLAAGVLTMCLAWVARGSAGLGRLTDIGPDPLWTGLWVAAEVGVGVVIGYAAGPWLEREESGARERDTELVS